A part of Bacillus rossius redtenbacheri isolate Brsri chromosome 1, Brsri_v3, whole genome shotgun sequence genomic DNA contains:
- the LOC134527099 gene encoding uncharacterized protein LOC134527099, with product MGRSRPSPHTPIRTPSSAADSFDLRFVRLSGHPRPSPHTPIHTPARTAAIFGLCFGHDAETPVRGPTAWIRPWCPPGVEPQSIKPARTKQTRTTLTPSSSPPEATSGTPQAPQRRPSASLPQQPPRTQSLPAAAITDTAEAVLLPKLGAPLTWRSHSRRKL from the exons ATGG ggcgctctcggccgtcgcctcacacgcccatccgcaccccctcCTCCGCCGCAGACAGtttcgacctccgctttgtgcggctgtccgggcaccctCGGCCgtcgcctcacacgcccatccACACCCCCGCCCGCACCGCGGCCATTTTtggcctctgtttt ggccacgacgccgagacgcctgtgcgaggccccacCGCCTGGATTCGCCCGTGGTGCCCGCCTGGCGTCGAGCCTCAGTCGATAAAACCCGCCAGAACGAAACAGACGCGCACGACGCTGACACCGTCTTCGTCACCACCTGAGGCGACATCAGGAACGCCACAGGCGCCAcaacgccgcccctcggccagcctgccacagcagccgccgag GACGCAgagcctaccagctgcggccatcACAGACACCGCTGAAGCAGTgttgctgccgaagctaggggcgcccctCACGTGGCGGAGCCActcgcggcgcaag ctgtga